One window of the Archangium primigenium genome contains the following:
- the acpS gene encoding holo-ACP synthase, translating to MAIIGLGLDICSVARIQRILDGPRAERFLARVYTPAERAYCGARSDAANAYAARFAAKEALVKALGAPPGLTWHDMEVVREGGPPRFRLSGVALQEMEKRRAESFLALTHDAGVAAATVVLQERS from the coding sequence ATGGCGATCATCGGCCTGGGGTTGGACATCTGCTCGGTGGCGCGCATCCAGCGCATCCTGGACGGACCGCGCGCCGAGCGTTTCCTCGCGCGGGTGTACACGCCCGCGGAGCGCGCGTACTGCGGTGCCCGCTCGGACGCGGCCAACGCCTACGCCGCGCGCTTCGCCGCCAAGGAGGCGCTGGTCAAGGCGCTGGGCGCGCCCCCGGGCCTCACCTGGCATGACATGGAAGTGGTGCGCGAGGGCGGACCGCCGCGCTTCCGGCTGTCGGGCGTGGCGCTCCAGGAGATGGAGAAGCGGCGCGCGGAGTCCTTCCTCGCGCTCACCCATGACGCGGGGGTGGCCGCCGCCACGGTCGTCCTCCAGGAGAGGAGCTGA
- a CDS encoding pyridoxine 5'-phosphate synthase has protein sequence MGQRLGVNVDHVATLRQARRTTYPDPVTAAAFAELAGAGQITIHLREDRRHIQERDLRILRQTVQTLLNLEMAATQDMVKIAYEHKPDVVTLVPERREELTTEGGLDVNGQREGLAKIIKNLKDGEIAVSLFIDPDLDQVRASHKVNADRLELHTGRYCEARNERERERELSRIVDAAKAGARLGMGVAAGHGLNYDNVRAIARIQEIDELNIGHAIVGRAVLVGFERAVREMLELMRDPG, from the coding sequence ATGGGACAGCGACTGGGTGTGAACGTGGATCACGTGGCGACGCTGCGGCAGGCGCGGCGCACCACCTATCCGGATCCGGTGACGGCCGCCGCCTTCGCGGAGCTGGCGGGCGCCGGGCAGATCACCATCCACCTGCGTGAGGACCGGCGGCACATCCAGGAGCGCGACCTGCGCATCCTGCGCCAGACGGTCCAGACGCTGCTCAACCTGGAGATGGCGGCCACCCAGGACATGGTGAAGATCGCCTACGAGCACAAGCCGGACGTGGTGACGCTCGTGCCCGAGCGGCGCGAGGAGCTCACCACCGAGGGTGGCCTGGACGTCAACGGCCAGCGCGAGGGGCTCGCGAAGATCATCAAGAACCTCAAGGACGGGGAGATCGCCGTCTCGCTGTTCATCGATCCGGACCTGGACCAGGTGCGCGCGTCGCACAAGGTGAACGCGGACCGGCTCGAGCTGCACACCGGGCGCTACTGCGAGGCACGCAACGAGCGCGAGCGCGAGCGCGAGCTCAGCCGCATCGTGGACGCGGCCAAGGCGGGCGCGCGGCTGGGCATGGGCGTGGCCGCCGGCCACGGGCTCAACTACGACAACGTGCGGGCCATCGCGCGCATCCAGGAGATCGACGAGCTGAACATCGGCCACGCCATCGTCGGGCGCGCGGTATTGGTGGGTTTCGAGCGGGCCGTGCGCGAGATGCTGGAGTTGATGCGCGATCCGGGCTAG